The window TCACCCGCTGGGACCAGCACGGGCGTGAGCACGTCGTGCAGGTCCGGCGTACGGGAGTGCAGCGGACCGTCAGATGTGACACCTGCGGGTGGCGTATCTCGGCGCAGTTCCTGCCGTGGCTGAAGGCGGAGGAGCATCTGGCCGAGGCGCATCAGGCGACGGTGGACCCGTCCGTCGCCTGACGAGGCCCAACCCTTGTGGGAGCGCTCCCAGGCGCGGCAGGATGCAGCAGTGACCCCACTGCCCGCCGTACGCCCCTATCGCCCCGCAGATCGCCCCGCCGTCGACAACATCTGCGTCCGCACCGCCCACCAGGGCGGTGACAGCCGTCCCCACTACGCGGACCCCGGCATCTTCCCGGCCACCTTCGCCGCCCCGTACGTCGAGTTGGAGCCGGAGCTCGCCTTCGTGCTGGACGACGGTCAGGGGCAGGCCGTGGGATACATCCTCGGCACCGCCGACACCCCCCGCTTCGCCGCCGAATTCCGCAGGAAGTGGCTCCCGACGGTCGCCGACCGCTACCCGGCACCCGAGGGCCCGCCCACGACCCCCGACGAGACGATCGCCGAACTGCTCCACCACCCCGAGCGGATGGTCCTGCCCGAGCTGCTCGTCTACCCGGCCCATCTGCACATCGATCTGCTCCCCGAGTGGCAGGGCAAGGGTCATGGCCGGGCTCTGATGCGCACGTTCCTCCAGGCCCTGCACACCGGCGGGGTCCCGGCCGTCCACCTGGTCATGGCGACCGCCAACACCCGGGCCCGGACCTTCTACGACCGTATGGGCTTCCATGACATCGCGGTGCCGGAGCCCGGCTCGGCCACCTTCCTGGGCCGTACGACGAAGGTGAGCTGAGCCGTCAGGCCCGCAGTCCGCGTACCAGCAGATCCACGACCGCCTCGAACTCGCCCTGCACACCCGGCCGTTCCCACTCCTCGTGATAGCCCGGGTCGTGGAAGCAGGCCGTGGCCTGGAAGACGGCGCGGGCGGTGGTGAGCGGGTCGGCGGCGGTGAAGAGGCCGTCATCGACCCCGGCGCGGACGATCTCGGCGAGCTGGCCGGTGAGGTCGTCGAGGTGCTCGTCCACCGCCTCACTGTTCTCCGTGGTCAGCACGGTGTACGTGGCGAAGAGCTCGGGGTCGTCCCCGGCCTTGTGCCGCTTGGCGTCGAACAGGGCCAGCAGCCAGGCCCGCAGCCGGGCCTCCGGGTCCCGCTCGGTCCCGGCGACGATCCCGGCCAGCGCCTCGGACGTACGGTCCAGCCAGCGCTTGGTCACCGCCTCCCGCAGCGCCGCCTTGGTCCGGAAGTGCCGGTAGACGCTGCCGTGGCTGACGCCGAGCGCGCGGGCCACGTCCACCACCGTGGCTTTGGCCGGCCCGTGGCGGCGCAGCACCTCCTCGGTGGCTTCGAGGATGCGCTCGGCGGTCAGGGCTTCGGAGGTCGGTGCCATGGAGGAGACCGTACCTGGCGTTACTTCGTGCCGAGGTGGGACATCTGCGCTGCCGGGTAGCGGTCGCCCGCGGCGGCGTCGGCCGGCACCGCGCGCTCGATCGCGGCGAGGTCGGCCTCGTCGAGCGTGACGTCCAGGGCGCCGAGGGACTCCGCGAGCCGCTCCCGGGTCCGCGCGCCGATCAGCGGCACGATGTCCTCGCCCCGGGCCAGCACCCAGGCGATGGCGGTCTGCGCGACGGTCACGCCCTTCTGCTCGGCGATCTTGCGCAGGGCCTCGACGAGGTTCAGGTTGTGCTGGAGGTTCTCGCCCTGGAAGCGGGGTGACATGGCCCGGAAGTCGTTCGCGGCGAGCTGCCGGTCGCTGGTGAAGTGGCCGGAGATCAGGCCGCGGGACAGGACGCCGTACGCCGTGATGCCGATGCCCAGTTCGCGGGTGGTCGGCAGGATCTCGTCCTCGATGCCCCGGGAGATCAGCGAGTACTCGATCTGCAGGTCGGAGATCGGGGCGGTGGCGGCGGCGCGGCGGATGGTCTCGGCGCCGACCTCGCTCAGGCCGATGTGGCGGACGTACCCCTTCTCGACGAGTTCGGCGATGGCGCCGACGGTCTCCTCGATCGGTACGGACGGGTCCAGCCGGGCGATCCGGTAGACGTCGATGTGGTCGACGCCCAGGCGCTGGAGGGAGTACGCGGCGAAGTTCTTCACGGCCGCGGGCCGCCCGTCGTAGCCGCTCCAGCCGCCGTCCGGGTCGCGCAGCGCGCCGAACTTCACGCTGACCAGCGCCTGTTCGCGCCGCTCGGCGGGTGCGGCGCGCAGGGCCTCGCCGATCAGCATCTCGTTGTGCCCCATGGCGTAGAAGTCGCCGGTGTCGAGCAGGGTCACGCCGGCCTCCAGCGCGGCGTGGACGGTCGCGATGGACTCGGCCCGGTCGGCGTCGCCGTACAGCGCGGACATGCCCATGCAGCCGAGGCCGAGGGCGGAGACCTGGGGGCCGGTGGTTCCGAGGGTGCGTGTCTGTGTGGTCATGGATTCAGCATGGCATGACAGCTGACAGATTTCAATATCTGTCATCCGATATCTGTCAGCCGTCAGCCCACCACAGCCCCCCAGACTGGTCCAGACCTATTGACTAAAGGTCTGGACCGCGCAACTGTCATGTCTACGACACCTCACCGCACCCCCACCGGGAGGCCTCGCATGTTCCGCCGTACCCTCAGCCTGCTGGCCGCGGCACTCGCGACCGCTTGTTTCACCCAACTGCCGAGCGCCACGCCCGCCTCCGCCGCCGACACCTGCGCCGTGAAGTCGAAGCCCGCCGGAAAGGTCCTCCAGGGCTACTGGGAGAACTGGGACGGCGCCGCCAATGGCGTCCACCCGCCCTTCGGCTGGACCCCGATCACCGACTCCCGGATCGCCGCGCACGGCTACAACGTGATCAACGCGGCCTTCCCGGTCATCCGCTCCGACGGCACCGCGCTGTGGGAGGACGGCATGGACACGGGCGTGAAGGTGGCGACGCCCGCGGAGATGTGCGCGGCGAAGGCGTCGGGCCGGACGATCCTGCTCTCGATCGGCGGCGCGACGGCCGGCATCGATCTGAACTCCACCGCCGTGGCGGACCGTTTCGTGGCGACCATCGTGCCGATCCTGAAGAAGTACAACTTCGACGGCATCGACATAGACATCGAGACGGGCCTGATCGGCAGCGGGAACATCACCCAACTCTCCACGTCCCAGGCCAACTTGATCCGCATCATCGACGGGGTGCTGGCGCAGATGCCGTCGAACTTCGGCCTGACGATGGCCCCGGAGACGGCCTATGTCACCGGCGGCAGCGTGGTCTACGGCTCGATCTGGGGCGCGTATCTGCCGATCATCAAGAAGTACGCCGACAACGGCCGCCTGTGGTGGCTGAACATGCAGTACTACAACGGCAGCATGTACGGCTGCTCCGGCGACTCCTACTCCGCCGGCACCGTCGCCGGCTTCGTGGCCCAGACGGACTGCCTCAACAAGGGCCTGGTCATTCAAGGTACGACGATCAGGGTGCCGTACGACAAGCAAGTACCCGGCCTGCCCGCACAGTCGGGGGCGGGCGGCGGCTATATGTCACCGTCCCTGGTGGCCCAGGCCTGGCGTCACTACGGCAGCTCGCTCAAGGGCCTGATGACCTGGTCGATCAACTGGGACGGCTCCAAGAACTGGACGTTCGGCGACAACGTCAAGGCGCTCCAGGGCCGTTGACCGAGTTCACAGCCGGAACCCCGAGCACATCGAGCATCGCCCGTGTCGCCGGACTCGGATTGAACCGGCTCCACGCGAGCACCTCGATACGGCGCGGCCCGTCCACCACCGGGACCAGCGCCAGCTCGGGGTCGTCGGCGGCCAGCGGCCGAATGAAGGCCGAGGGCAGCAGGGCCACCCCCAGCCCGCGTGCGATCAGCCGGGTGATCAGCTCGATCACCCCGACCTCGTACGCCACGTCCCGTGCCGACCCGGCCGCGGTGAACGCCCGGTCGGACTGGGCCCGCGCGGGCGTGCCCGGCATGAAGTCCACGAACGTCTCCCCCGCGATCTCCGGCAGCGTGACCCGTGCGGCCCCCGCGAGCCGGTGCCCGGCAGGCACCACCAGCACATGCTCGTCGTGATCGAGGACCAGCGTCTCCACCTCGGTGGGCCGCTGATCCTCGGGCAGTCCGAGAAAGGCGATGTCCAGCTCACCGTCCCGGATCGCCGCCACCAGATCGTCGCTGCGCCCGGAGCGCAGCATGACCCGCACCTCCGGATGCAGCCCGCGATACCGCTGCAGCAGCTCCGGTACGTCGACCGCGGCGGCCGTCACGATCACACCGACGGCGAGCCGACCGCGTACGACCCCCGCCGCAGCGGCGGCATCCGCGGCCGCGCGCTCGGCCGCCGCCAGGCACTCGCGGGCCCGCGCGACGAACGCCTCCCCGGCGCTCGTCAACTCCACCCGCCGACTGGACCGGGCGAACAGTCTGACCCCCAACTCCCGTTCCAGACCGGCGATCCGGTGGCTCAGTGACGACTGCACCACCGAGCAGCGCTCGGCAGCGCGCGTGAAGTTACGGGTTTCGGCGACGGCCACGACGTAACGCATCTGCTGGAGATCCACTCATTCATCGTTTCGCTTCATGGCTGTCATGACAAGCATGCTTTGGAGTCATGGCCGCGGCCCGCCGAGACTGCACGGCATGCAGACCTCATCCGCG of the Streptomyces sp. NBC_00287 genome contains:
- a CDS encoding TetR family transcriptional regulator produces the protein MAPTSEALTAERILEATEEVLRRHGPAKATVVDVARALGVSHGSVYRHFRTKAALREAVTKRWLDRTSEALAGIVAGTERDPEARLRAWLLALFDAKRHKAGDDPELFATYTVLTTENSEAVDEHLDDLTGQLAEIVRAGVDDGLFTAADPLTTARAVFQATACFHDPGYHEEWERPGVQGEFEAVVDLLVRGLRA
- a CDS encoding chitinase, which gives rise to MFRRTLSLLAAALATACFTQLPSATPASAADTCAVKSKPAGKVLQGYWENWDGAANGVHPPFGWTPITDSRIAAHGYNVINAAFPVIRSDGTALWEDGMDTGVKVATPAEMCAAKASGRTILLSIGGATAGIDLNSTAVADRFVATIVPILKKYNFDGIDIDIETGLIGSGNITQLSTSQANLIRIIDGVLAQMPSNFGLTMAPETAYVTGGSVVYGSIWGAYLPIIKKYADNGRLWWLNMQYYNGSMYGCSGDSYSAGTVAGFVAQTDCLNKGLVIQGTTIRVPYDKQVPGLPAQSGAGGGYMSPSLVAQAWRHYGSSLKGLMTWSINWDGSKNWTFGDNVKALQGR
- a CDS encoding aldo/keto reductase; the protein is MTTQTRTLGTTGPQVSALGLGCMGMSALYGDADRAESIATVHAALEAGVTLLDTGDFYAMGHNEMLIGEALRAAPAERREQALVSVKFGALRDPDGGWSGYDGRPAAVKNFAAYSLQRLGVDHIDVYRIARLDPSVPIEETVGAIAELVEKGYVRHIGLSEVGAETIRRAAATAPISDLQIEYSLISRGIEDEILPTTRELGIGITAYGVLSRGLISGHFTSDRQLAANDFRAMSPRFQGENLQHNLNLVEALRKIAEQKGVTVAQTAIAWVLARGEDIVPLIGARTRERLAESLGALDVTLDEADLAAIERAVPADAAAGDRYPAAQMSHLGTK
- a CDS encoding GNAT family N-acetyltransferase → MTPLPAVRPYRPADRPAVDNICVRTAHQGGDSRPHYADPGIFPATFAAPYVELEPELAFVLDDGQGQAVGYILGTADTPRFAAEFRRKWLPTVADRYPAPEGPPTTPDETIAELLHHPERMVLPELLVYPAHLHIDLLPEWQGKGHGRALMRTFLQALHTGGVPAVHLVMATANTRARTFYDRMGFHDIAVPEPGSATFLGRTTKVS
- a CDS encoding LysR family transcriptional regulator, producing MDLQQMRYVVAVAETRNFTRAAERCSVVQSSLSHRIAGLERELGVRLFARSSRRVELTSAGEAFVARARECLAAAERAAADAAAAAGVVRGRLAVGVIVTAAAVDVPELLQRYRGLHPEVRVMLRSGRSDDLVAAIRDGELDIAFLGLPEDQRPTEVETLVLDHDEHVLVVPAGHRLAGAARVTLPEIAGETFVDFMPGTPARAQSDRAFTAAGSARDVAYEVGVIELITRLIARGLGVALLPSAFIRPLAADDPELALVPVVDGPRRIEVLAWSRFNPSPATRAMLDVLGVPAVNSVNGPGAP